Genomic segment of Vibrio rarus:
ATTTACGCGAAGTTCTTTAATGCTTATCTAGGTAGGCATAACAAAGGAGACTTTCATGAGTCATTATGCTTATCTACGAGTGTCATCTGATAGCCAAGATGTTGCCAACCAAAAACATGGTATTTATGAATACTGCAATATGATTGGTATTGGTGACATTTGTTTTATCGAAGACGTTGTTACCGGTAAGAAGAAATGGAAGGACCGTAAATTAGGTGCCTTGCTCAGTACCTTACAAAAAGACGATAAATTGGTCTTTGCGGAAGTGAGTCGTATTGCGCGTTCAACTCTTCAGGTTCTTGAAGTCCTAGAGTTCTGCATGGAACATGGGATTAATGTTTATATAGCGAAACAAAATATGCAGCTCGATGGCTCTATGCAGTCACGAATCACGGCGACTATTCTTGGTCTTGCTGCTGAAATTGAACGTGAATTTATTTCAATGCGAACAAAAGAAGCATTAGCCGCTCGTCGTAAGAACGGTGTCACCCTGGGTAGACCTAAAGGGCAATCCCAATCTTTGAAGCTTGACTCTAAACGTGACCAAATTGAAAAATACCTGGCAATAGGGTTAGGTGTCAGACCAATCGCAAAGCTCATCGAAGAATCTCCTAGCACACTTTATGATTATGTTAAGCGCAAAGAACTGTCCAAAAAGGTGTAACTTTATGGACACCTATTAGTGTGACACAAGTAAGTGCACATAAAGTCCATTAATTGCAATTATGTACATGACCATATATTGTTTATAACTTAATGTACGATTTTGGTGTAAATAATGAAGATTGGCTATGCTCGCGTCAGTTCCGACGAACAAACTCTTGATGTTCAAGTTGAGCAGCTGGCTAAAGTCGGCTGTGAGAAAATATTTAAAGAGAAAGCCAGTGGTAAGTCTGCCGAACGTGAAGAACTTGAGCGGTTAATTGAGTTTGCACGAGAAGGCGACATTGTTCATATCACCAAAGTTGATCGTATTGCACGTAATACAATCGATGCACTTCAAATCGCAGATAAACTCTCAGAGAAAAAAGCCGGCTTAGTCTTTCATGATCTAGGTGAGCTAGACATTAACAGTGATGTTGGCCGGGTTATCTATACAACCATTTCTGCTTTTGCAGAAATGGAAAGGAAACGAATATTACAACGCTGCAATGAGGGTCGGGAACGCGCGAAAGAGCAGGGGAGGCATCTCGGACGATTTCCTGATCAGCAGCTTCACAATCGCATACGTGAGTTGTCAAAGCAGGGTTTAAATAAGAATGCCATCAGTAAAGAAGTAGGGTGTAGCCGGACGACTGTTTATAAGGTTTTGGCTCAAGATAAATAGATAAGGTTATGATGATTTTATATCACGGTAGAGTTGGAAATGATTCACTCGCATTGTCATGTGAGAATGCTTATTCGTCTAGTTTGTTGGGTGATAAGGCTATTTATTTGGCAGACACACGAAGAGCAGCATTACAATATTCAGATCCAATGATGTTAGAGAATCGGCAGAAAGACCGAAAAGGAACTTCATACTTGTTTGAGGTTGAAGTTGAATTTTCGAGGTTGGCCTTTTTAACAGAGGAAGTATGTTCTGACTTATCGAGTGAGGACTTATCACGATTAAGTAAGATTGTTGATGAAGACTGCATGGCATATATCAGCAAAAACCCGCATTTAATGGCTGTAATGGAAATGGTCGGAACACAGTTACTTCCGTTATTGAAAGCGTGTGGATTTGATGGTTTAAAGCATGATTCGACTTTAGATCCAATATTAGCAGCAACAATGAGTGATGATGAGACTTCGTTTGCTGTATTCAATGATAATGCAATAAAATCAATACGTAGACTTGCTTTAACATAGCTGCAATTAGCATGAAATTGACGAGCCTTGGTTAATTTCATGCTGTTACCTCTCTACAATTTTCAACTCTCTAACCTTTCACATTAGGGATC
This window contains:
- a CDS encoding recombinase family protein; this encodes MKIGYARVSSDEQTLDVQVEQLAKVGCEKIFKEKASGKSAEREELERLIEFAREGDIVHITKVDRIARNTIDALQIADKLSEKKAGLVFHDLGELDINSDVGRVIYTTISAFAEMERKRILQRCNEGRERAKEQGRHLGRFPDQQLHNRIRELSKQGLNKNAISKEVGCSRTTVYKVLAQDK
- a CDS encoding recombinase family protein: MSHYAYLRVSSDSQDVANQKHGIYEYCNMIGIGDICFIEDVVTGKKKWKDRKLGALLSTLQKDDKLVFAEVSRIARSTLQVLEVLEFCMEHGINVYIAKQNMQLDGSMQSRITATILGLAAEIEREFISMRTKEALAARRKNGVTLGRPKGQSQSLKLDSKRDQIEKYLAIGLGVRPIAKLIEESPSTLYDYVKRKELSKKV